Proteins encoded in a region of the Verrucomicrobiia bacterium genome:
- a CDS encoding PmoA family protein: MTRFKTLPFLFSLLLCTACATTDKGASTPRKTTGVKITKDDTALSIKVNGALFSVYNYNADGAKRPYFYPVYGPSGKLTVRNWPMKEVPNEERDHPHHQGIWFGHREVNGMTFWDNNTNGGYQVHEKFVDISSGKKAGQFTEKVRWDDKDGKEVCRDVRTITILNKPEGYFMDFEITLFATGGKLHFGDDKDGLMAIRVAESMRLKIPNEWNKAKSGTKAGEGHIVVSDGSRDDSAWGKKGPWCDYYGPVNGETIGVAIFDHPDNLRYPTWWHVRDYGLFAANPFGKRHFEKLADTKAGDFELPAGKSITFKYRFYFHKGDEKQARVADHYADYLRETSLRLTSR; encoded by the coding sequence CAAAACCACTGGCGTCAAGATTACTAAGGATGATACCGCGCTCAGCATCAAAGTGAACGGTGCCCTCTTCAGCGTTTACAACTACAATGCCGACGGCGCGAAACGCCCCTACTTCTATCCCGTCTACGGTCCCAGCGGCAAACTGACCGTTCGCAACTGGCCGATGAAGGAAGTGCCCAACGAAGAACGAGATCACCCGCACCATCAAGGCATCTGGTTCGGCCATCGCGAGGTCAACGGCATGACCTTCTGGGATAACAACACGAACGGTGGCTACCAGGTCCACGAGAAGTTCGTCGATATCAGTAGTGGCAAGAAAGCGGGCCAGTTCACCGAAAAAGTCCGCTGGGATGATAAGGATGGCAAGGAAGTCTGCCGCGATGTCCGCACCATCACCATCCTGAACAAGCCCGAGGGCTACTTCATGGACTTCGAGATCACCCTCTTCGCTACCGGCGGCAAACTCCATTTCGGCGATGACAAGGATGGTCTTATGGCCATCCGCGTGGCCGAATCCATGCGCCTGAAAATCCCGAACGAATGGAACAAAGCCAAGTCCGGCACTAAAGCAGGTGAAGGCCACATCGTCGTAAGCGATGGTTCACGCGATGATTCCGCCTGGGGCAAGAAAGGCCCTTGGTGCGATTACTACGGCCCCGTTAACGGCGAGACCATCGGCGTCGCCATCTTCGATCACCCGGACAACCTCCGTTATCCCACCTGGTGGCACGTTCGTGATTATGGCCTCTTCGCCGCCAATCCCTTCGGTAAACGCCATTTCGAGAAGCTTGCCGACACCAAGGCGGGCGACTTCGAACTCCCCGCAGGCAAAAGCATCACCTTCAAATACCGCTTTTACTTCCACAAAGGCGATGAAAAGCAGGCCCGCGTGGCCGATCATTACGCCGATTATCTGCGCGAAACCTCTTTGCGCCTGACCAGCCGTTGA
- a CDS encoding Gfo/Idh/MocA family oxidoreductase, which yields MKNQTRRNFLKTSLFAGATIAWTAKSWAQVPGANSSIRVATVGFRGRGKDHIGGMLKLAPEGVKYVALCDVDQKVLDSGKDAFAKMKEPLTVDTYTDMRKMYDRKDIDVVTIATPNHWHALAAIWAIQAGKDVYVEKPVSHNVWEGRKIVEAARKYNKIVQTGTQSRSSHAIKETIAWVKAGNLGKMKVARGLCYKPRASIGDTEGAQTVPETVNYDIWCGPAPLTPPMRNSKTYGPIHYEWHWFWAYGNGDLGNQGIHQMDIARWFLGVDHLSPKVFSVGGRLGYKDDAETPNTQIVYHDYEGTPLIFEVRGLPQKTGAKEMDKYKGGSVAVIIECEGGHVTVPNYTSATAVDKDGKTIKEWKGATDHYDNFIQCVKSRKASDLHADIWEGHLSSALCHTGNISYRLGKKSSPDEIKETIKGSPDAVPTFERMAEHLAANGVDIKADNLTVGPVLTMDPKTEKFVGNAEADKMLTREYRAPYVVPERV from the coding sequence ATGAAGAACCAAACACGTCGTAACTTCTTGAAGACCTCCCTCTTCGCCGGAGCCACCATCGCGTGGACCGCGAAGTCCTGGGCGCAAGTCCCGGGTGCCAACAGCTCCATCCGCGTTGCTACTGTCGGCTTCCGTGGCCGTGGTAAAGATCACATCGGCGGCATGCTCAAGCTCGCCCCGGAAGGTGTGAAATACGTCGCCCTGTGCGATGTGGACCAGAAAGTTTTGGATAGCGGCAAAGACGCCTTCGCCAAGATGAAGGAACCGCTGACGGTGGATACCTACACCGACATGCGGAAGATGTATGACCGCAAGGACATCGATGTCGTCACCATCGCCACGCCGAATCACTGGCACGCTCTGGCTGCCATCTGGGCCATCCAGGCGGGAAAAGATGTGTATGTGGAGAAGCCCGTTTCTCACAACGTCTGGGAAGGCCGCAAGATCGTCGAAGCCGCCCGCAAGTACAACAAGATCGTCCAGACCGGCACGCAAAGCCGCTCCAGCCATGCGATCAAGGAAACGATCGCTTGGGTGAAAGCTGGCAACCTCGGCAAGATGAAGGTCGCCCGTGGTCTGTGCTACAAGCCCCGCGCCAGCATCGGAGACACCGAAGGCGCACAAACCGTTCCTGAAACCGTCAATTACGACATCTGGTGCGGCCCCGCCCCGCTCACGCCGCCGATGCGTAACAGCAAGACCTACGGCCCCATCCACTATGAGTGGCACTGGTTCTGGGCTTACGGCAATGGCGACTTGGGCAACCAAGGCATCCATCAGATGGACATCGCCCGTTGGTTCCTCGGCGTCGATCACCTTTCACCCAAAGTGTTCAGCGTCGGTGGCCGTCTTGGTTACAAAGACGATGCCGAAACCCCGAATACACAGATCGTCTATCATGACTACGAAGGCACACCCTTGATCTTCGAAGTCCGTGGTTTGCCCCAAAAGACCGGGGCCAAAGAAATGGACAAATATAAGGGCGGCAGTGTGGCGGTTATCATTGAATGTGAAGGCGGCCACGTCACCGTGCCGAACTACACCAGTGCCACGGCGGTGGATAAGGACGGCAAGACCATCAAGGAATGGAAAGGTGCCACCGACCACTACGATAACTTCATCCAATGCGTGAAGAGCCGCAAGGCATCTGACCTGCACGCGGACATCTGGGAAGGCCACCTCTCCAGCGCCCTCTGCCACACTGGCAACATCTCTTATCGTCTCGGCAAGAAATCCTCGCCGGACGAGATCAAGGAAACCATCAAGGGCAGCCCGGATGCCGTTCCGACCTTTGAGCGCATGGCCGAACACCTCGCTGCCAACGGCGTGGACATCAAGGCTGACAACTTGACCGTTGGTCCCGTGCTCACGATGGACCCCAAGACCGAGAAGTTCGTCGGCAATGCCGAGGCAGACAAGATGCTGACCCGCGAGTATCGCGCGCCTTACGTGGTGCCCGAACGCGTGTAA
- a CDS encoding ABC transporter permease subunit, with the protein MLWLQLRNELWKLFGKKRTYIGFLMFLLTQCTVVLIAKFQGLKNMRSTLVGNGYAPEEFITSLTVATLMLIPIAMMMLPLYVSLVGGDMVAKEAEDGTLRMILSRPISRLRLLMVKWLAGVIFSISCAICLGAFGVLFAQILFPWGGMFAFMPGLFSVFSPSDGLIHYTWAVLMMALNATTIMTLAFMFSCFNVKPAAATILGLSFIFLNIILMNIPFFEDIQHWFLTYHLNLWQLMLAQPIPVARIWESVSILTGFNLTFLVVGCTVFQLRDIKS; encoded by the coding sequence ATGCTTTGGCTGCAATTACGCAATGAACTCTGGAAACTGTTCGGGAAGAAGCGGACGTATATTGGCTTCCTGATGTTTCTGCTGACGCAATGCACAGTCGTGCTCATCGCGAAATTTCAAGGTCTCAAAAACATGAGGAGCACCTTGGTTGGAAACGGTTATGCTCCGGAAGAGTTCATCACCAGTCTGACGGTGGCAACTCTCATGCTTATCCCCATAGCGATGATGATGTTACCGCTCTACGTATCTTTGGTGGGGGGAGACATGGTGGCCAAGGAAGCGGAAGATGGAACATTGCGCATGATATTGTCCCGGCCCATCAGCCGCTTGCGTTTGTTGATGGTCAAATGGCTGGCTGGAGTGATCTTCTCCATCTCTTGCGCGATCTGTCTGGGGGCATTTGGAGTTTTGTTTGCACAAATCCTGTTCCCGTGGGGAGGGATGTTCGCGTTTATGCCGGGCTTGTTCAGCGTTTTTTCGCCGAGCGATGGGCTTATCCATTATACATGGGCGGTGTTGATGATGGCGTTAAATGCGACCACGATCATGACCTTGGCATTCATGTTTTCCTGTTTCAACGTGAAACCCGCAGCAGCAACCATACTGGGGCTCTCGTTCATTTTTCTGAACATAATACTGATGAATATCCCGTTTTTTGAAGATATTCAGCATTGGTTTCTCACTTATCATCTTAACCTCTGGCAGCTTATGCTGGCGCAGCCTATCCCCGTGGCGCGAATCTGGGAGTCAGTGAGTATTTTGACAGGGTTCAACCTGACCTTTCTGGTGGTAGGCTGCACGGTGTTTCAATTGCGTGACATCAAATCGTAA
- a CDS encoding ABC transporter ATP-binding protein gives MIELKGVRKVFGQRAAVERIDLTVPKGEIFGLLGHNGAGKSTCIGMMLGQVWPTEGEVRVCGHDVTQHRQKALEKVGAIFETPVFYDYLSGWRNLEILSHYTAPTPPERLREVIEWVGLTGRDKAAVRTYSHGMRTRLALAQALLPNPELLILDEPSDGLDPEGIHEMRQTILRLQRELGLTILLSSHLLNEVEQLCTRIAVMQKGVKVFEGTLKDVRGDKTWVRLRTSEPERLRAQLKHMRMVVDEREGDLFALADKVTPDQLVECVVERGFRVQEMAPHQATLEDFYLSLVKAAGKKN, from the coding sequence GTGATCGAGCTCAAAGGGGTGCGCAAGGTGTTCGGGCAAAGGGCTGCCGTGGAGCGGATCGATCTGACCGTGCCGAAGGGAGAGATATTTGGTTTGCTGGGTCACAATGGGGCGGGCAAGAGCACATGCATCGGCATGATGCTGGGGCAGGTATGGCCGACAGAGGGTGAGGTGCGGGTCTGCGGTCATGATGTGACACAGCATCGTCAGAAGGCTTTGGAAAAAGTGGGTGCCATCTTCGAGACGCCGGTCTTCTACGATTACCTCAGTGGCTGGAGGAATTTGGAGATACTCAGCCATTACACAGCACCTACTCCGCCGGAGCGTTTGCGGGAAGTGATAGAGTGGGTGGGGTTGACGGGACGTGACAAAGCGGCAGTGAGGACCTATTCGCATGGCATGCGGACACGGTTGGCTTTGGCCCAAGCCCTTCTGCCGAATCCGGAACTGCTCATTTTGGATGAGCCGAGTGATGGTCTGGACCCCGAGGGAATCCATGAAATGCGGCAGACGATCTTGCGGCTGCAACGCGAATTGGGCCTAACTATTTTGCTTTCCTCGCATCTGCTCAATGAAGTGGAGCAACTTTGCACGCGTATAGCGGTGATGCAGAAAGGGGTGAAAGTGTTTGAAGGCACCTTGAAGGATGTGCGCGGGGATAAGACTTGGGTGCGACTGAGGACTTCGGAGCCGGAACGCTTGCGAGCACAATTGAAGCATATGCGGATGGTGGTGGATGAAAGGGAGGGAGATCTGTTTGCGCTGGCAGACAAGGTCACGCCGGATCAGTTGGTGGAGTGCGTGGTGGAACGAGGGTTCCGCGTGCAGGAGATGGCACCGCATCAGGCGACGCTGGAGGATTTTTATCTATCACTGGTGAAAGCAGCGGGGAAAAAGAACTGA
- a CDS encoding type II secretion system protein, with translation MRAHRTSHKAFTLVELLVVIAVIGILVSMLLPVISKAKESAKATQCLSNLRQLGIGLQLYVDQNKQRMPVMYDRPVSTNTFMTNFPSSPDRILSNFVGAAQVWRCPSDDKQLFQQTGSSYAWNVLVNGQAEDRFRIFSMNFKSYQVPLFFDKESFHRAKGEDKAVNYLYADGHLKNLLAVEGTK, from the coding sequence ATGAGAGCACATCGCACATCCCATAAAGCTTTCACCTTGGTGGAGTTGCTGGTGGTGATCGCGGTGATCGGTATTTTGGTTTCCATGCTTTTGCCGGTGATCTCCAAAGCCAAGGAATCAGCGAAAGCCACTCAGTGTCTGAGCAATCTGAGGCAACTGGGCATCGGCTTGCAGCTCTATGTGGATCAGAACAAGCAACGCATGCCGGTGATGTATGATCGCCCGGTGAGCACGAACACGTTCATGACGAACTTTCCGAGCAGTCCGGATCGGATTCTCTCGAACTTCGTCGGTGCGGCCCAGGTGTGGCGTTGCCCCTCGGATGACAAGCAACTTTTTCAGCAAACCGGCTCGAGCTATGCATGGAATGTGCTCGTGAATGGGCAGGCGGAAGACCGGTTCCGTATTTTTTCGATGAATTTCAAATCGTACCAAGTGCCTTTGTTCTTTGATAAGGAATCGTTTCACCGGGCAAAAGGTGAAGATAAAGCGGTGAACTATCTGTATGCTGACGGGCATTTGAAAAACCTGCTGGCTGTGGAGGGAACCAAGTGA
- a CDS encoding alpha/beta fold hydrolase: MRRSFCHALDWLAIQLACRSPQRGIHLPEPHNRITNLLALPDFFSDQVAPLAEIHFDGDHHFSFPSPLPCPWPANNTVHGRIYRSENEWMKRPVVLLLHGWNGELNYELLFPWMGRRLAAEGVTALSVLLPYHGNRKPNEPGAIRNFICDDVGSVLAAARQSIADCRALIRWLHAQGCPHISVFGLSFGGWLTGLLACHEPLLSSAILGTPINRMDRSLRELAFCQPLKEKLEEHQLGVTQFDLANQKPLLSPKQILLLESTHDLFTPAEAVEELWQTWQQPEIWRVPHGHISVLFSRKIMTQVCDWIVQQSQINNKPAR, from the coding sequence GTGCGACGCTCCTTCTGTCACGCTCTCGACTGGCTGGCCATCCAGTTAGCCTGTCGAAGTCCGCAACGTGGCATCCATCTGCCTGAGCCGCATAATCGCATCACCAACTTGCTGGCTCTTCCCGATTTCTTTTCCGATCAAGTCGCACCATTGGCTGAGATACATTTTGACGGCGATCATCATTTCTCCTTTCCCTCGCCGCTGCCTTGTCCTTGGCCTGCCAATAATACTGTTCACGGCAGGATCTATCGTTCGGAGAACGAGTGGATGAAGCGCCCTGTTGTGCTTCTACTTCACGGTTGGAACGGGGAATTGAATTATGAGCTGCTCTTTCCTTGGATGGGTCGCAGACTGGCTGCGGAAGGTGTGACCGCACTTAGCGTCCTGCTGCCTTATCATGGCAATCGCAAACCGAATGAACCGGGAGCCATCCGTAATTTCATCTGTGATGACGTCGGTTCCGTCCTGGCTGCCGCCCGTCAAAGCATTGCCGACTGCCGCGCACTGATCCGTTGGCTGCATGCGCAAGGCTGTCCTCACATCAGCGTATTTGGATTGTCCTTCGGTGGCTGGCTGACGGGGTTGCTAGCTTGTCATGAACCACTTCTCTCCAGCGCCATCCTAGGCACGCCCATCAATCGCATGGATCGCTCCTTGCGTGAACTTGCCTTTTGCCAGCCCCTTAAGGAAAAACTTGAAGAACACCAACTCGGCGTGACTCAGTTTGATCTCGCTAATCAAAAGCCGCTGCTATCGCCGAAACAGATACTTCTCCTTGAATCCACTCACGACCTGTTCACCCCTGCCGAAGCCGTTGAGGAACTCTGGCAAACTTGGCAGCAGCCGGAGATATGGCGCGTTCCTCACGGTCATATCAGCGTCCTTTTCTCCAGGAAAATCATGACCCAAGTGTGCGATTGGATCGTCCAGCAATCCCAGATCAACAACAAGCCCGCACGATAA
- a CDS encoding glucose-1-phosphate adenylyltransferase, with protein sequence MPNGTAVPTGKPLKVLAIIMGGGQGTRLFPLTKERAKPAVPLAGKYRLVDIPISNCLNSGVNKIYLLTQFNSASLHRHISQSYKFDHFSGGFVELLAAEQTFTDTTWYQGTADAVRKNLMHFRNHDFDYALILSGDQLYRMDFAKIVAQHQATGAELTIATIPVARGDASALGIMQINEERRITRFVEKPKDPAVQDTLVLEKDWYPELGIEGDGELFLASMGIYVFNRDVMLKLLENDLTDFGKHIIPGAINTHKVFSYVFQGYWEDIGTIRSFFNANIDLTAELPRFNFFDMTAPIFTRPRFLPATKINGAEVSHSIISDGCILNYASISHTLVGIRSLVGAGSRIHRSILLGSDYYESMESIQQNSEKGRPPIGIGKNCKIENAIIDKNARIGDNVTITADGKTGDIDHPLYYVRDGIVIIPKNGVVPSGTVI encoded by the coding sequence ATGCCCAATGGAACGGCTGTGCCAACTGGTAAACCTCTGAAAGTCCTGGCCATCATCATGGGTGGCGGGCAAGGGACGCGGCTTTTTCCGCTGACGAAAGAGCGCGCGAAACCCGCCGTGCCGTTGGCGGGGAAGTACCGTCTGGTCGATATCCCCATTTCCAACTGCCTGAACTCAGGCGTGAACAAGATATACTTGCTTACGCAGTTCAACTCAGCCTCCCTGCACCGGCATATCTCGCAGTCCTACAAGTTCGATCATTTTTCCGGTGGCTTCGTGGAATTGCTCGCGGCGGAACAGACTTTTACAGACACTACCTGGTATCAAGGAACGGCTGATGCCGTGCGGAAGAATTTGATGCATTTCCGCAATCATGATTTCGACTACGCCTTGATCTTGAGCGGTGACCAGCTCTATCGCATGGATTTCGCGAAGATCGTGGCCCAGCATCAGGCTACAGGTGCGGAGTTGACCATCGCGACCATACCGGTGGCACGTGGGGATGCCTCCGCATTGGGGATCATGCAGATCAACGAGGAACGCCGGATAACGCGCTTCGTCGAGAAGCCGAAAGATCCCGCTGTGCAGGATACGTTGGTGTTGGAAAAAGATTGGTATCCCGAGCTGGGCATCGAAGGGGATGGCGAACTGTTTCTCGCGTCGATGGGCATCTATGTCTTCAACCGTGATGTGATGCTGAAATTGCTGGAGAATGATCTGACGGATTTCGGCAAGCACATCATCCCGGGTGCCATCAACACGCACAAGGTGTTCTCCTATGTCTTCCAAGGCTATTGGGAGGACATTGGAACTATCCGTTCGTTCTTCAATGCGAACATTGATCTCACGGCAGAGCTGCCGCGCTTCAACTTCTTCGACATGACGGCTCCGATCTTCACGCGTCCGCGCTTCCTGCCGGCGACGAAGATCAATGGTGCCGAAGTAAGCCACTCGATCATTTCGGACGGTTGTATTTTGAACTACGCGAGCATCAGCCACACACTGGTGGGCATCCGAAGTTTGGTGGGAGCGGGTTCACGTATTCATCGCAGTATCCTGCTGGGCTCGGACTATTACGAGTCCATGGAATCCATCCAGCAGAACAGCGAGAAGGGGCGTCCGCCGATCGGTATCGGCAAGAACTGCAAGATCGAGAATGCCATCATCGATAAGAATGCGCGTATCGGTGACAACGTGACGATCACTGCTGATGGCAAAACGGGAGACATCGATCATCCGCTCTATTATGTGCGTGATGGTATCGTCATCATCCCGAAAAATGGCGTGGTGCCGAGCGGGACGGTGATTTAG
- the glmS gene encoding glutamine--fructose-6-phosphate transaminase (isomerizing), with the protein MCGIIGYVGKQQATPILLEGLRRLEYRGYDSAGVVVSQNGDLATRKKKGKIDEGLSRLVTQQPVQGNTGVGHTRWATHGAPCDENSHPHLDQSGKIALVHNGVIENYERLKARFLKAGHIFHSSTDTEVLAHLVGEHYEKLNGHAAPGSKLAQAVANALREVIGTYGIAVICKDEPGVIVGARRGSPLIIGVGEGENFLASDSSAIVAHTQKVVYLNDYDVVTLDKDDFKVINLGTDTAKVQISQIEFNADAVERGEYAHFMLKEIFEQPRTVENAMRGRIDLDEAMAKFGGLNMTSAELRGVDRVVISACGTSWHAALVGEYLFEEFAHLPTEVEYASEFRYRNAPIEKHTLVLVITQSGETADTLACLREARRRGHKVLSICNVVGSTIAREADGGIYLHAGPEIGVASTKAFTSQVTVLTLLALYMGRLRMLSHGRGQQIIKALEAVPKQIESLLAQNERIKQIALKYSHVEDFFFLGRQYTFPVALEGALKLKEISYIHAEGYPAAEMKHGPIAMIDERTPTVFIIPSDGLYEKTYSNLQEIKARKGPIIALATEGNKDISTNVEDVIYLPATLEPIFPLLAVVPLQLLSYHIAVARGCDVDKPRNLAKSVTVE; encoded by the coding sequence ATGTGCGGAATCATCGGATACGTCGGCAAGCAACAAGCCACCCCCATCCTGCTGGAAGGTCTCCGGCGTCTGGAGTATCGCGGCTATGACAGTGCCGGTGTTGTAGTCAGTCAGAATGGCGACCTTGCAACCCGCAAGAAGAAGGGGAAAATTGATGAGGGCCTCTCACGCCTCGTCACTCAACAACCAGTTCAAGGAAACACTGGTGTAGGCCATACCCGCTGGGCGACCCATGGTGCCCCTTGCGATGAAAACTCCCACCCCCACCTGGATCAATCCGGCAAGATCGCCCTCGTCCATAATGGCGTCATCGAGAACTACGAACGCCTGAAAGCCCGCTTCCTGAAGGCCGGACACATATTTCATTCGTCCACAGATACTGAAGTCCTCGCACATCTGGTTGGCGAACATTACGAAAAGCTGAATGGCCATGCCGCACCTGGTTCCAAACTTGCCCAAGCCGTGGCGAACGCACTCCGTGAAGTGATCGGCACCTACGGCATCGCCGTCATCTGCAAGGATGAACCCGGCGTCATCGTCGGGGCTCGGCGCGGATCACCCCTCATCATCGGCGTGGGCGAAGGTGAAAACTTCCTCGCCAGTGATTCCAGCGCCATCGTCGCTCACACTCAAAAGGTCGTTTACTTGAACGACTACGATGTGGTGACGCTGGATAAGGACGACTTTAAAGTCATCAACCTCGGCACGGACACTGCCAAAGTCCAAATCAGCCAGATCGAGTTCAATGCTGATGCTGTGGAGCGTGGTGAATATGCCCACTTCATGCTCAAGGAGATCTTTGAACAGCCCCGCACCGTGGAAAATGCCATGCGTGGCCGAATCGATCTCGATGAAGCCATGGCCAAATTCGGCGGCCTGAACATGACCAGCGCTGAATTGCGGGGCGTGGACCGTGTCGTCATCTCCGCCTGCGGCACAAGTTGGCACGCAGCTCTAGTGGGTGAATACCTTTTCGAAGAATTTGCCCATTTGCCGACCGAAGTGGAATACGCCAGCGAGTTTCGCTACCGCAACGCTCCCATTGAAAAACACACTCTTGTCCTCGTCATCACCCAATCCGGCGAAACCGCAGACACTCTGGCATGCTTGCGCGAGGCCCGCCGTCGCGGTCACAAAGTTCTGAGCATCTGCAATGTCGTCGGCAGCACGATCGCTCGTGAAGCCGATGGCGGCATCTACCTGCATGCCGGGCCTGAGATCGGTGTCGCCTCTACCAAAGCGTTCACCTCACAGGTCACAGTCCTTACCTTGCTTGCGCTCTACATGGGCCGTCTGCGCATGCTCTCTCATGGTCGCGGCCAGCAGATCATCAAGGCGCTGGAGGCCGTGCCCAAGCAGATCGAATCCTTACTGGCACAGAACGAGCGCATCAAGCAGATCGCCCTCAAGTATTCGCACGTGGAAGACTTCTTCTTCCTTGGCCGCCAATACACCTTCCCCGTCGCGCTTGAAGGTGCCTTAAAGCTCAAGGAAATCTCCTACATTCACGCGGAAGGCTATCCTGCCGCTGAGATGAAGCACGGCCCTATCGCGATGATCGACGAACGCACACCAACCGTGTTCATCATTCCGAGCGATGGCCTCTATGAGAAGACCTACAGCAATCTCCAGGAGATCAAGGCCCGCAAAGGCCCCATCATTGCGCTCGCCACGGAAGGCAACAAGGACATCAGCACGAACGTGGAGGATGTCATCTATCTTCCCGCCACGCTGGAGCCGATCTTCCCTTTGTTGGCCGTTGTGCCGCTGCAACTGCTCTCTTATCACATCGCCGTGGCACGCGGTTGCGATGTGGACAAGCCACGCAATCTGGCTAAGAGCGTGACGGTGGAGTAA
- the mtnP gene encoding S-methyl-5'-thioadenosine phosphorylase, giving the protein MATNRIGIIGGSGLYHIEGFTNQKWVKVKTPFGDPSDEFLTGTLAGREVVFLPRHARGHRILPAELNHRANIWAMKKLGVHWIISVSAVGSLQAKYKPCDIVLIDQFLDRTKQSLNHTFFGRGIVAHIAFADPICEELRQILYKTAKSCKARAHNGGTYVNMEGPAFSTRAESLTNHDLGYDVIGMTNLGEAKCAREAEIAYATMAMVTDYDCWKTDEAHVTLEMVIEYLHRNASKAKEIVTKAIAQIPQEPNWSCHSALHNAIITDKKLWPKKTVKELQPVLAKYL; this is encoded by the coding sequence ATGGCAACCAATCGCATCGGTATCATCGGCGGCAGCGGCCTGTATCACATCGAGGGCTTCACCAATCAGAAATGGGTGAAGGTCAAGACACCCTTCGGCGATCCTTCAGATGAATTTCTTACCGGCACACTCGCCGGTCGCGAAGTCGTCTTCCTGCCCCGCCATGCTCGTGGTCATCGCATTTTGCCTGCTGAGTTGAATCATCGCGCGAATATCTGGGCGATGAAAAAACTCGGCGTGCACTGGATCATCAGCGTGAGTGCCGTGGGTTCCTTGCAAGCGAAGTATAAGCCGTGCGACATCGTGCTCATTGATCAATTCCTTGATCGCACCAAGCAATCATTAAACCACACCTTCTTCGGGCGCGGGATCGTCGCCCACATCGCCTTTGCCGATCCAATCTGTGAAGAGCTCCGTCAGATCCTTTACAAGACCGCGAAATCCTGTAAAGCGCGCGCACACAATGGCGGCACCTATGTGAACATGGAAGGTCCCGCCTTCAGCACACGCGCCGAATCCCTTACTAATCACGACCTCGGCTACGATGTCATCGGCATGACGAATCTAGGCGAGGCAAAGTGCGCTCGTGAAGCCGAAATCGCCTACGCCACCATGGCGATGGTCACCGACTACGATTGCTGGAAGACGGATGAAGCGCACGTGACCTTGGAAATGGTCATCGAGTATCTCCATCGCAATGCGTCCAAGGCGAAAGAGATCGTCACCAAGGCCATCGCTCAAATCCCGCAAGAACCAAACTGGTCCTGCCACAGTGCGTTACACAACGCCATCATCACAGACAAGAAACTGTGGCCGAAGAAGACAGTGAAAGAACTGCAACCCGTTCTGGCAAAATATCTCTGA
- a CDS encoding prepilin-type cleavage/methylation domain-containing protein encodes MTLIEVMIVAGILGLLAAIAIVTVSKPRERAQLVTCLANLRQLENVKQQWAVEHQKEGGDTPTMAELQPYFRYAIGCPNNGNYAINSLTNKATCTVAGHTLE; translated from the coding sequence ATGACCTTGATCGAGGTCATGATTGTGGCGGGGATATTGGGCTTGTTGGCTGCGATTGCGATTGTCACCGTTTCCAAACCAAGGGAGCGTGCTCAACTGGTGACGTGCTTGGCCAATCTGCGGCAGTTGGAAAACGTGAAGCAGCAATGGGCTGTGGAGCACCAAAAAGAGGGAGGCGACACACCCACCATGGCGGAGTTGCAACCTTATTTCCGATACGCGATCGGCTGTCCAAACAATGGCAATTATGCGATCAACTCGCTGACCAATAAAGCCACGTGCACTGTCGCCGGGCACACGTTGGAGTGA